In Cicer arietinum cultivar CDC Frontier isolate Library 1 chromosome 1, Cicar.CDCFrontier_v2.0, whole genome shotgun sequence, one DNA window encodes the following:
- the ARF2 gene encoding auxin response factor 3 isoform X1, whose amino-acid sequence MGLIDLNTTEEDETPSSAISSSSSSSHSGISTSASAMVPPQPSVCLELWHACAGPLISLPKKGSIVVYVPQGHFEQAQDFPVPACNIPPHVFCRVLDVKLHAEEGSDEVYCQVSLVPENQQAEQNIREGEIDADAEEEDTDALVKSTTPHMFCKTLTASDTSTHGGFSVPRRAAEDCFPPLDYSLQRPSQELVAKDLHGLEWRFRHIYRGQPRRHLLTTGWSAFVNKKKLVSGDAVLFLRGADGELRLGIRRAVQLKSSGSFAAPSGLQLDPGSLMDVVNALSKRCAFSVCYNPSRVSSSEFIIPVNKFMKSLDCSYSVGMRFRMRFETEDAAERRFTGLIAGISDVDPVRWPGSKWKCLLVRWDDIEASRHNRVSPWEIEPSGSASTSSNLMAASLKRSRIGFTSGKLEFPVPNGIGVSDFGESLRFRKVLQGQEIMGVNTPYESINAQSPRLFELGRCYPGSNCSGIAATGNIRMPQVTSDFSSNGVGFGESFRFQKVLQGQEIFPCPPYGRAAFDEARGNGCFGRYDGYQLLGSRNGWPAQMHDNSSHLHASVTSGQVSSPSSVLMFQQAVNPVSNSHFDNTNRYQEKDNKLRYQGSYISEAKNGMFTPSLPDKPIFSSGLAQEGTNPFGMHDFHNNNNINNQSNNSRLHDSVAIPRGNQDMVSSCKTGCRLFGFSLTDDTNITNKEAAVASTITSQLNSGPSIQAMR is encoded by the exons ATGGGTTTAATCGATCTTAACACTACTGAGGAAGATGAAACTCCATCTTCAGctatttcttcttcctcttcttcttctcaCTCTGGTATAAGCACTTCTGCTTCGGCTATGGTTCCTCCTCAACCTTCTGTTTGTTTGGAACTATGGCATGCTTGTGCTGGCCCTTTGATCTCTCTTCCAAAGAAAGGAAGCATTGTTGTGTATGTTCCTCAAGGACACTTTGAACAAGCTCAGGATTTTCCTGTTCCTGCTTGTAATATTCCACCTCATGTTTTCTGTCGTGTTCTTGATGTCAAGCTCCAT GCAGAGGAAGGGAGTGATGAAGTGTATTGCCAAGTCTCGTTGGTTCCTGAAAATCAG caAGCGGAGCAAAACATTCGGGAAGGAGAAATTGATGCTGATGCAGAAGAGGAGGATACTGATGCTTTGGTGAAGTCAACAACACCACATATGTTCTGCAAGACTCTCACAGCTTCTGACACTAGCACTCATGGAGGATTCTCAGTGCCTCGTCGAGCAGCTGAAGATTGCTTTCCTCCCCTG GATTACAGCCTGCAAAGACCTTCACAAGAGCTGGTAGCCAAGGATTTGCATGGTCTGGAGTGGAGGTTTCGACATATATACAGGG GGCAGCCAAGGAGGCATTTGCTCACAACTGGGTGGAGTGCATTTGTGAACAAGAAGAAGCTAGTGTCCGGCGATGCCGTGTTGTTTCTTAG AGGTGCGGATGGAGAATTGAGATTGGGGATTCGAAGGGCTGTTCAGTTGAAAAGTTCTGGTTCCTTTGCTGCTCCCTCTGGTCTGCAATTGGATCCTGGCTCTCTCATGGATGTTGTGAATGCTTTGTCGAAGAGATGTGCGTTCAGTGTTTGCTATAATCCAAG CAGGGTCAGTTCTTCAGAATTCATCATACCTGTCAACAAATTCATGAAGAGCCTTGATTGTTCTTATTCTGTTGGAATGAGGTTTAGGATGCGTTTTGAAACCGAAGATGCTGCAGAACGAAG ATTCACTGGATTAATTGCTGGAATAAGTGATGTGGATCCTGTTAGATGGCCAGGATCAAAATGGAAATGCCTATTG GTGAGGTGGGATGACATAGAAGCATCAAGGCATAACAGGGTTTCCCCTTGGGAAATTGAGCCATCTGGTTCTGCTTCCACTTCCAGTAACCTGATGGCAGCTAGTTTGAAGAGGAGTAGGATTGGATTCACTTCAGGAAAGCTAGAATTTCCAGTTCCCA ATGGGATTGGTGTGTCGGACTTTGGGGAATCGTTGAGGTTCCGAAAGGTCTTGCAAGGTCAAGAAATTATGGGTGTTAATACTCCTTATGAAAGTATTAATGCTCAGAGTCCCCGGTTATTTGAGCTAGGGAGGTGCTATCCCGGTTCTAACTGTTCCGGGATAGCTGCAACAGGAAATATCAGAATGCCACAAGTGACTTCTGATTTTTCCAGTAATGGCGTAGGCTTTGGTGAATCTTTCCGATTCCAAAAGGTCTTGCAAGGTCAAGAAATTTTTCCGTGTCCACCCTACGGGAGAGCCGCGTTTGACGAGGCCCGTGGAAATGGTTGCTTTGGACGTTACGATGGTTATCAGCTGCTCGGCTCCAGAAATGGTTGGCCTGCGCAGATGCACGACAACTCTTCACATTTGCATGCATCCGTTACATCTGGACAGGTGTCATCTCCATCATCTGTGTTAATGTTCCAGCAGGCTGTTAATCCAGTTTCAAACTCTCATTTTGATAACACTAATCGCTATCAGGAGAAGGACAATAAACTCCGTTACCAAGGCTCATACATATCCGAAGCAAAAAATGGAATGTTCACGCCTTCACTACCCGACAAACCTATTTTCTCTAGTGGACTAGCTCAGGAAGGCACAAATCCTTTTGGTATGCAtgattttcataataataacaatattaataatcaGTCCAACAATTCAAGGCTTCACGATTCAGTTGCAATACCGAGAGGCAATCAAGATATGGTTTCGTCATGTAAAACTGGCTGCAGACTCTTTGGGTTTTCATTAACCGACGACACGAACATTACAAATAAAGAAGCTGCTGTTGCCTCTACTATCACTTCTCAATTGAATTCTGGACCTTCCATTCAAGCCATGCGCTAA
- the ARF2 gene encoding auxin response factor 3 isoform X3 — MGLIDLNTTEEDETPSSAISSSSSSSHSGISTSASAMVPPQPSVCLELWHACAGPLISLPKKGSIVVYVPQGHFEQAQDFPVPACNIPPHVFCRVLDVKLHAEEGSDEVYCQVSLVPENQQAEQNIREGEIDADAEEEDTDALVKSTTPHMFCKTLTASDTSTHGGFSVPRRAAEDCFPPLDYSLQRPSQELVAKDLHGLEWRFRHIYRGQPRRHLLTTGWSAFVNKKKLVSGDAVLFLRGADGELRLGIRRAVQLKSSGSFAAPSGLQLDPGSLMDVVNALSKRCAFSVCYNPSRVSSSEFIIPVNKFMKSLDCSYSVGMRFRMRFETEDAAERRFTGLIAGISDVDPVRWPGSKWKCLLVRWDDIEASRHNRVSPWEIEPSGSASTSSNLMAASLKRSRIGFTSGKLEFPVPNGIGVSDFGESLRFRKVLQGQEIMGVNTPYESINAQSPRLFELGRCYPGSNCSGIAATGNIRMPQVTSDFSSNGVGFGESFRFQKVLQGQEIFPCPPYGRAAFDEARGNGCFGRYDGYQLLGSRNGWPAQMHDNSSHLHASVTSGQEKDNKLRYQGSYISEAKNGMFTPSLPDKPIFSSGLAQEGTNPFGMHDFHNNNNINNQSNNSRLHDSVAIPRGNQDMVSSCKTGCRLFGFSLTDDTNITNKEAAVASTITSQLNSGPSIQAMR; from the exons ATGGGTTTAATCGATCTTAACACTACTGAGGAAGATGAAACTCCATCTTCAGctatttcttcttcctcttcttcttctcaCTCTGGTATAAGCACTTCTGCTTCGGCTATGGTTCCTCCTCAACCTTCTGTTTGTTTGGAACTATGGCATGCTTGTGCTGGCCCTTTGATCTCTCTTCCAAAGAAAGGAAGCATTGTTGTGTATGTTCCTCAAGGACACTTTGAACAAGCTCAGGATTTTCCTGTTCCTGCTTGTAATATTCCACCTCATGTTTTCTGTCGTGTTCTTGATGTCAAGCTCCAT GCAGAGGAAGGGAGTGATGAAGTGTATTGCCAAGTCTCGTTGGTTCCTGAAAATCAG caAGCGGAGCAAAACATTCGGGAAGGAGAAATTGATGCTGATGCAGAAGAGGAGGATACTGATGCTTTGGTGAAGTCAACAACACCACATATGTTCTGCAAGACTCTCACAGCTTCTGACACTAGCACTCATGGAGGATTCTCAGTGCCTCGTCGAGCAGCTGAAGATTGCTTTCCTCCCCTG GATTACAGCCTGCAAAGACCTTCACAAGAGCTGGTAGCCAAGGATTTGCATGGTCTGGAGTGGAGGTTTCGACATATATACAGGG GGCAGCCAAGGAGGCATTTGCTCACAACTGGGTGGAGTGCATTTGTGAACAAGAAGAAGCTAGTGTCCGGCGATGCCGTGTTGTTTCTTAG AGGTGCGGATGGAGAATTGAGATTGGGGATTCGAAGGGCTGTTCAGTTGAAAAGTTCTGGTTCCTTTGCTGCTCCCTCTGGTCTGCAATTGGATCCTGGCTCTCTCATGGATGTTGTGAATGCTTTGTCGAAGAGATGTGCGTTCAGTGTTTGCTATAATCCAAG CAGGGTCAGTTCTTCAGAATTCATCATACCTGTCAACAAATTCATGAAGAGCCTTGATTGTTCTTATTCTGTTGGAATGAGGTTTAGGATGCGTTTTGAAACCGAAGATGCTGCAGAACGAAG ATTCACTGGATTAATTGCTGGAATAAGTGATGTGGATCCTGTTAGATGGCCAGGATCAAAATGGAAATGCCTATTG GTGAGGTGGGATGACATAGAAGCATCAAGGCATAACAGGGTTTCCCCTTGGGAAATTGAGCCATCTGGTTCTGCTTCCACTTCCAGTAACCTGATGGCAGCTAGTTTGAAGAGGAGTAGGATTGGATTCACTTCAGGAAAGCTAGAATTTCCAGTTCCCA ATGGGATTGGTGTGTCGGACTTTGGGGAATCGTTGAGGTTCCGAAAGGTCTTGCAAGGTCAAGAAATTATGGGTGTTAATACTCCTTATGAAAGTATTAATGCTCAGAGTCCCCGGTTATTTGAGCTAGGGAGGTGCTATCCCGGTTCTAACTGTTCCGGGATAGCTGCAACAGGAAATATCAGAATGCCACAAGTGACTTCTGATTTTTCCAGTAATGGCGTAGGCTTTGGTGAATCTTTCCGATTCCAAAAGGTCTTGCAAGGTCAAGAAATTTTTCCGTGTCCACCCTACGGGAGAGCCGCGTTTGACGAGGCCCGTGGAAATGGTTGCTTTGGACGTTACGATGGTTATCAGCTGCTCGGCTCCAGAAATGGTTGGCCTGCGCAGATGCACGACAACTCTTCACATTTGCATGCATCCGTTACATCTGGACAG GAGAAGGACAATAAACTCCGTTACCAAGGCTCATACATATCCGAAGCAAAAAATGGAATGTTCACGCCTTCACTACCCGACAAACCTATTTTCTCTAGTGGACTAGCTCAGGAAGGCACAAATCCTTTTGGTATGCAtgattttcataataataacaatattaataatcaGTCCAACAATTCAAGGCTTCACGATTCAGTTGCAATACCGAGAGGCAATCAAGATATGGTTTCGTCATGTAAAACTGGCTGCAGACTCTTTGGGTTTTCATTAACCGACGACACGAACATTACAAATAAAGAAGCTGCTGTTGCCTCTACTATCACTTCTCAATTGAATTCTGGACCTTCCATTCAAGCCATGCGCTAA
- the LOC101513624 gene encoding LOW QUALITY PROTEIN: glutaredoxin-C9 (The sequence of the model RefSeq protein was modified relative to this genomic sequence to represent the inferred CDS: inserted 1 base in 1 codon): MHQAIPYRTNLSTVTRDLPITVGNRESNIIKMVSDNAVIIIGTRGCCLCHVVKRLLQGLGVNPPVYEFDQDHEAAVVAQLSNHASATTSEKVQXXXXXXXXXERVMGTHISGELVPILKDAGALWL, translated from the exons ATGCACCAAGCAATACCTTATAGAACAAATCTCTCTACGGTCACACGTGACCTTCCAATCACCGTAGGGAATCGCGAATCCAACATAATCAAAATGGTTTCAGATAACGCGGTTATAATTATTGGTACACGTGGCTGTTGTCTCTGCCACGTTGTCAAAAGGTTGTTACAAGGTCTCGGAGTCAACCCTCCTGTCTACGAGTTCGACCAAGACCATGAAGCTGCCGTTGTTGCCCAGTTGTCAAATCACGCTTCCGCCACAACCTCCGAAAAGGTTC NNNNNNNNNNNNNNNNNNNNNNNNNNGAAAGAGTGATGGGTACTCATATTTCAGGTGAATTGGTTCCTATATTAAAAGATGCTGGTGCTTTGTGGCTTTGA
- the ARF2 gene encoding auxin response factor 3 isoform X2 encodes MGLIDLNTTEEDETPSSAISSSSSSSHSGISTSASAMVPPQPSVCLELWHACAGPLISLPKKGSIVVYVPQGHFEQAQDFPVPACNIPPHVFCRVLDVKLHAEEGSDEVYCQVSLVPENQQAEQNIREGEIDADAEEEDTDALVKSTTPHMFCKTLTASDTSTHGGFSVPRRAAEDCFPPLDYSLQRPSQELVAKDLHGLEWRFRHIYRGQPRRHLLTTGWSAFVNKKKLVSGDAVLFLRGADGELRLGIRRAVQLKSSGSFAAPSGLQLDPGSLMDVVNALSKRCAFSVCYNPRVSSSEFIIPVNKFMKSLDCSYSVGMRFRMRFETEDAAERRFTGLIAGISDVDPVRWPGSKWKCLLVRWDDIEASRHNRVSPWEIEPSGSASTSSNLMAASLKRSRIGFTSGKLEFPVPNGIGVSDFGESLRFRKVLQGQEIMGVNTPYESINAQSPRLFELGRCYPGSNCSGIAATGNIRMPQVTSDFSSNGVGFGESFRFQKVLQGQEIFPCPPYGRAAFDEARGNGCFGRYDGYQLLGSRNGWPAQMHDNSSHLHASVTSGQVSSPSSVLMFQQAVNPVSNSHFDNTNRYQEKDNKLRYQGSYISEAKNGMFTPSLPDKPIFSSGLAQEGTNPFGMHDFHNNNNINNQSNNSRLHDSVAIPRGNQDMVSSCKTGCRLFGFSLTDDTNITNKEAAVASTITSQLNSGPSIQAMR; translated from the exons ATGGGTTTAATCGATCTTAACACTACTGAGGAAGATGAAACTCCATCTTCAGctatttcttcttcctcttcttcttctcaCTCTGGTATAAGCACTTCTGCTTCGGCTATGGTTCCTCCTCAACCTTCTGTTTGTTTGGAACTATGGCATGCTTGTGCTGGCCCTTTGATCTCTCTTCCAAAGAAAGGAAGCATTGTTGTGTATGTTCCTCAAGGACACTTTGAACAAGCTCAGGATTTTCCTGTTCCTGCTTGTAATATTCCACCTCATGTTTTCTGTCGTGTTCTTGATGTCAAGCTCCAT GCAGAGGAAGGGAGTGATGAAGTGTATTGCCAAGTCTCGTTGGTTCCTGAAAATCAG caAGCGGAGCAAAACATTCGGGAAGGAGAAATTGATGCTGATGCAGAAGAGGAGGATACTGATGCTTTGGTGAAGTCAACAACACCACATATGTTCTGCAAGACTCTCACAGCTTCTGACACTAGCACTCATGGAGGATTCTCAGTGCCTCGTCGAGCAGCTGAAGATTGCTTTCCTCCCCTG GATTACAGCCTGCAAAGACCTTCACAAGAGCTGGTAGCCAAGGATTTGCATGGTCTGGAGTGGAGGTTTCGACATATATACAGGG GGCAGCCAAGGAGGCATTTGCTCACAACTGGGTGGAGTGCATTTGTGAACAAGAAGAAGCTAGTGTCCGGCGATGCCGTGTTGTTTCTTAG AGGTGCGGATGGAGAATTGAGATTGGGGATTCGAAGGGCTGTTCAGTTGAAAAGTTCTGGTTCCTTTGCTGCTCCCTCTGGTCTGCAATTGGATCCTGGCTCTCTCATGGATGTTGTGAATGCTTTGTCGAAGAGATGTGCGTTCAGTGTTTGCTATAATCCAAG GGTCAGTTCTTCAGAATTCATCATACCTGTCAACAAATTCATGAAGAGCCTTGATTGTTCTTATTCTGTTGGAATGAGGTTTAGGATGCGTTTTGAAACCGAAGATGCTGCAGAACGAAG ATTCACTGGATTAATTGCTGGAATAAGTGATGTGGATCCTGTTAGATGGCCAGGATCAAAATGGAAATGCCTATTG GTGAGGTGGGATGACATAGAAGCATCAAGGCATAACAGGGTTTCCCCTTGGGAAATTGAGCCATCTGGTTCTGCTTCCACTTCCAGTAACCTGATGGCAGCTAGTTTGAAGAGGAGTAGGATTGGATTCACTTCAGGAAAGCTAGAATTTCCAGTTCCCA ATGGGATTGGTGTGTCGGACTTTGGGGAATCGTTGAGGTTCCGAAAGGTCTTGCAAGGTCAAGAAATTATGGGTGTTAATACTCCTTATGAAAGTATTAATGCTCAGAGTCCCCGGTTATTTGAGCTAGGGAGGTGCTATCCCGGTTCTAACTGTTCCGGGATAGCTGCAACAGGAAATATCAGAATGCCACAAGTGACTTCTGATTTTTCCAGTAATGGCGTAGGCTTTGGTGAATCTTTCCGATTCCAAAAGGTCTTGCAAGGTCAAGAAATTTTTCCGTGTCCACCCTACGGGAGAGCCGCGTTTGACGAGGCCCGTGGAAATGGTTGCTTTGGACGTTACGATGGTTATCAGCTGCTCGGCTCCAGAAATGGTTGGCCTGCGCAGATGCACGACAACTCTTCACATTTGCATGCATCCGTTACATCTGGACAGGTGTCATCTCCATCATCTGTGTTAATGTTCCAGCAGGCTGTTAATCCAGTTTCAAACTCTCATTTTGATAACACTAATCGCTATCAGGAGAAGGACAATAAACTCCGTTACCAAGGCTCATACATATCCGAAGCAAAAAATGGAATGTTCACGCCTTCACTACCCGACAAACCTATTTTCTCTAGTGGACTAGCTCAGGAAGGCACAAATCCTTTTGGTATGCAtgattttcataataataacaatattaataatcaGTCCAACAATTCAAGGCTTCACGATTCAGTTGCAATACCGAGAGGCAATCAAGATATGGTTTCGTCATGTAAAACTGGCTGCAGACTCTTTGGGTTTTCATTAACCGACGACACGAACATTACAAATAAAGAAGCTGCTGTTGCCTCTACTATCACTTCTCAATTGAATTCTGGACCTTCCATTCAAGCCATGCGCTAA
- the LOC101513197 gene encoding putative disease resistance protein At3g14460: MDKKYLEELSFEWSGNAKDQFTNSQSDMDILDKLQPAKNLKKVSICGYRGTRFPEWVGDPSYHNLTELYLSDCHNCCILPPLGQLRSLKKLRISRMSMLETIASEYGDSFSGIIFPSLERGDSFSGIIFPSLERLQFDKMPCWEVWHHPHDSNAYFPVLKSLVIHRCPVLRGDLPSHLPALETIQISQCDQLASCLPSAHAIRKLAIRESNKVMLQELPLSLEDIEIQGREATESFFEVIAITLPISLKIVRIEIKNCSSAISFPGDCLPASLNSLSITDCRNLDFPKQKQQHESLQRLHIESSCDSLTTLPLETFPRLRSLNIWHCENLECISASKILQNLNEILITNCPKLVSFARDGLSAPNLRSLLVFDCVNLKSLTCHANTLLRNLEIVSIWNCPEMETFCEGGVPPSLRSLDIEKCEKLMRSPSLSLMDTLTHLKIGRCDGVESFPNKDCALLPPSLTSLTLCHMSSLHTLDCTELLHLTSLQHLAILFCYKLENMAGERLPATLTILQIIGCPLLEERCRMKHPQIWPKISHIQSIVFHCT; encoded by the coding sequence ATGGATAAGAAGTACCTTGAAGAATTATCTTTTGAATGGTCTGGTAATGCAAAAGACCAATTTACAAATTCACAAAGTGATATGGATATACTTGACAAGTTACAACCTGCCAAGAACCTAAAAAAGGTGTCTATATGTGGATATAGAGGCACGAGATTTCCAGAATGGGTTGGAGATCCTTCCTACCACAATTTGACTGAGTTATATTTGTCTGATTGTCATAATTGTTGTATTCTTCCACCACTTGGACAATTACGCTCTCTCAAGAAATTGAGAATCAGTAGAATGAGTATGTTGGAGACTATTGCATCTGAATACGGTGATTCCTTTTCAGGGATTATCTTTCCCTCCCTTGAACGTGGTGATTCCTTTTCAGGGATTATCTTTCCCTCCCTTGAACGTCTTCAGTTTGATAAGATGCCATGTTGGGAAGTGTGGCATCATCCGCATGACTCAAATGCATATTTTCCTGTACTCAAGTCTCTTGTGATTCATCGTTGTCCCGTATTGAGGGGAGATTTGCCATCTCATCTTCCTGCTTTGGAAACAATTCAGATTTCACAATGCGACCAACTTGCTTCGTGTCTCCCAAGTGCTCATGCCATCCGCAAATTAGCGATACGTGAAAGCAATAAAGTAATGTTGCAAGAGCTACCCCTTTCATTGGAAGACATCGAAATTCAAGGAAGAGAGGCAACGGAGTCCTTCTTTGAAGTCATTGCCATCACCCTACCGATTTCCCTGAAAATTGTAAGGATCGAGATCAAGAATTGTTCGTCTGCGATATCGTTTCCTGGAGATTGTTTACCCGCATCCTTAAACAGTTTGTCCATCACAGATTGTAGAAATCTAGATTTTCCAAAGCAAAAGCAGCAGCACGAGTCACTTCAACGGTTGCATATAGAGAGTAGTTGTGATTCTCTGACAACCCTCCCACTGGAGACCTTTCCCAGACTCCGTAGTCTCAACATCTGGCACTGTGAAAATCTAGAATGTATATCCGCTTCGAAGATTCTTCAAAATCTTAACGAAATTTTGATTACCAATTGCCCCAAATTAGTTTCATTTGCAAGAGATGGATTGTCAGCGCCCAACTTGAGATCATTGCTTGTCTTCGATTGTGTCAATTTAAAGTCATTGACTTGTCACGCAAATACTCTTCTCCGGAATTTAGAAATCGTGAGTATATGGAATTGCCCAGAAATGGAGACGTTTTGTGAAGGTGGTGTGCCGCCTAGCTTGAGATCACTTGATATAGAGAAATGTGAGAAGTTAATGAGGAGCCCATCTCTAAGTTTGATGGACACGCTCACCCATCTTAAAATTGGTCGTTGTGATGGTGTGGAGTCCTTCCCCAATAAGGATTGTGCGTTGCTGCCTCCCTCCCTTACCTCTCTAACGCTATGCCATATGTCAAGTTTGCACACGTTGGACTGCACGGAGCTTCTCCACCTCACTTCCCTCCAACACTTAGCAATTCTATTTTGTTACAAGCTGGAGAATATGGCGGGAGAAAGGCTGCCTGCTACTCTAACAATACTTCAAATCATTGGATGTCCACTGCTGGAAGAACGGTGCCGCATGAAACATCCGCAAATTTGGCCCAAAATTTCCCACATCCAAAGCATTGTGTTTCACTGCACATGA